The Drosophila simulans strain w501 chromosome 3R, Prin_Dsim_3.1, whole genome shotgun sequence genome contains the following window.
gCTGTTCGCTGTCTTTCTTTCAGCGTTAATCAAAACCCCATTTAAAACTGACCCACATACCAAGGTGGCATGTACCCAAAACGCCAGACTCACCCAGACAAAGTCGAAAAATCAGGTGTTCACGTGTATGGGtttttgtgtctgtgtgcatATCTGGTTGAGCTTGTGCTGAAAGGCCGCTTGAAAAAGCTAAAAGGCGCTGCtttgaaatcaaaaaaaaaaaaaaccgaaactcaaacgaaactgaaaccgaaacaagCTATAGGCATTTTTTGAAAGTCGTTTCGATTTTTCGTTTGGCAATCGCTATTCCCTTTTGATTGGACCCATTTGTGAGTCATGAAAGAAATTAACGCTATGACAGCAGATCAAGACCACGAGCAAGAGCACTGGTAATCCAAAACCAGCTAAAGGACAAGTCGTTCAACCTGCAAAAAGGTCACCGAGGCAGCAAAGTCTTCCCCCcttaaaaaagaagaaacagCACAAAGGCCAAACGTTATACTCCCTCGGATTTATAGCTTCCAATTGGAGTGCTGCATTATTTGTTGTCGGCCATCGTAAATTGCCAAAAAGCGGCGACTTTCTACCTGCAAGATCTACGAGTGTTCGGCAAGGTCGATTAGTCATTAGAGTGCGGCACCCAGACCAATATCAATACCATACCGTGTCCAGAGTTTCCAGAACCGAAAATCCAAATaccgaaaacccaaaacaagGGGTCCTTACTCAAGTGGCCTGCCACTCATTTTTTTTCCGCTGGCCagtttggccaaacaaaaaaccgaaaaaacgGCATACAGGCAAAAGGAACAAAAGGgggaatttatgtttttgccGGTATCATAAAACCATAGCAATGCACCGAAAAAAGAGACGGGTAGACGGGCAGAGCaagagtgtgagtgtgagagGTTAGAGGATATCCCTGGGCAGGTCGTTAGCCGATTTCGATGTCCAGCGAACAGCGGGTAGTCCTGCAAAGGAGCGAGATATAGGATatggcagcaggagcagaaatGCTCAGCCAGGACTCGGAACATCAATGCTCAAATGCCTGATAAGCGATCGCCGAGGTAATGGATTTAtaaagacacacacacacacacacacacatgtagcTGATGGCGTGGAAAGTTTCTGGCCAACTCCAATTATCAGCTTACAACTACTTGAGATCGGGGCAAAACCCCTGAGAAACTTGATTGATTTCGGTGGGCGAGCGGTAGTTACAAATGAACTGCGGCTACCAGCTGGCCGAAATGCGCTTTTGGCCGGGCCAACAAAATGGGTCGCTGCCGAAAAGTGAGAGGCCAGAACgcgcttaaatatatttgctttctgtttcttttcttgtgattttttggtttattttttgagCTCGCAATGAAAGTAAAAAGTGAGCTGGAGAAATGGGAGCAGCGGCACTTGCGTGCGTGCAATCACTTGGCAATGTCAATTTCAATGCCATTTAAACGAATTTcgttttaaatgcaaaacacaGGTAGAACGGGAGATAACGAGGGTAAAAACTACAAATTACCCTGGGCGGAAGTGGCAACACAAATCGGAGTGGGCTACCCGTCTTTAGTCCGCAGTCTTGACAAATTATACCCGACATTTTGGCCGGCAGCTGAGCTTAATTCTCGCCTGGCCTCCATTAAATGAGCTTGCAAATTATAtgcgctgctgctcctgctgctggacaCTTGATTCATGGCCCGGCCATTATACGTCATCGTAATTGAAATGCGACTGGAAATGGACgtggaaatgtaaatgaaaatggagatgacgatggcgatggcgctGGAAATGCGTGCAACAAGTTTCTCGTTTGAAATAACCTTAGAATTAATTGCCTCACGTTTCCGACtcaaaaaaaaggcagaaaacaAAGGCAACTGCTCAACTTGaaccgaaaaacaaatttcggttggagccaaacaaacacacacacacacacgtgacCATCACATGCCAGCGAGGACAACTATTGATAGATGTAACAAATTTCCCCACACCCCCAACCGTCAGTTCAGTTTTTTTTCGATTACAAAAgcagcaaacgaaaaaaaaatggatgAACAAAacacagcaaacaaaaaaaccaattgTTGATTGACTTACAACATAGCAGCGACGAACTTGAGCTCTTCACTTTTCTACTCATTTTCGAATTTGTGGCTAATGATGAGGTCATAAGAGTTGAAGCTTGTAAGTCGCACGTTTTCCTACAACTCACATTACCATAGCTGATTATGCCAAaagattccgattccgattccaataGCGATTCTGATTCCGAGGCTTTTCAGCGCCGTCGCCGATCGTAAAAGCCAGGCGAGCTAGCCAAACAAGCTGCGATAGATACATTTTCAGTGTTTTCCCCTTTTGGGCAGCGCATAAAACTCGATCGGGTCACAGTAcgggtatctgtatctgctggATACCAGATACCGCAGACCAGATACTAGATACTGAACAGCGTATACCGAATGCTGAGCACTGGATACTGAACACTGGGCACAATGGGCCGACATCAAGCTGGGGACAAGCCCACACATCTGGCAGCCAGCTAGCCTCTGACAAATTTATCGACTCGCCGCCACACGGAAAAGATATGCGCAGCTGACTTGGCATTGAGGAGcacgtatctgtatctgtatatcGAAGCGTACGGGTGGGTACACGGTTCGAAAATCTTAAGCAATTGATAGTGTAACATCACTTTGATGATAAAATACAATATGAAGATAAGAATGCTATTTCGTCCGGTGTATCTCGTCATTCGCATGCAACAATTACAAAGGTTCTAAGCGATTATTAgtcaagagagagagaaaaaaaaacaacgggccggcaaaaaacaacaagctgTGAAAACTGCAAGGCAGACCCGCCGGTGGAGCGACAGGGATGGCGCGAGGAAGAGAAAGGGACGGAGCACAGCTCGAAGCCGGCTGCTGCATCTCTTTCCCACCGCAGCGCAGTCAGCCGGCAAAGCGCGTTGGTATTGGTATTTGTATCTATCTCACAGATGCATGTGTTCCGCTCATGTATCTAactatctttgtatctttgccatctacatatatgtatgcctGACTTATGACGCAATTCGAAAAGTTCATCTGATCTTTTTGCGCTCTGTCTCCCTCTTTCTGGGTATCTCTATCCGTTTCCATCCAGCcggttgatgttgttgttgctaagGCGCGGCCGCAGTCCGTAGAATTAATCTATATAATTAGCTGTAAAGCGTAGAAACATCAAGCCATGTATCTCTATTTAGCCCTGAATTTGTAGCGCATTTATTGCAATTGTTTCCCCCACTTTACATTactctttttcattttttattgtttttattgtgggTGTTTGTTGCTCGCTCGAAATTCTTTCACGAAACCGAATTctaaacaaattttcattaCGACACGATCTCaacatcatcaacatcatcgtCTCATCCGCAGAAGAGCATCGTCGTCATTGAGAttgtttttttgggtttgCGCGTTCGGATTCGGGGCGATTCTATAAATGCCGCAACCGATGATGTTTCACTCTTGAATTATTTTTCGccgcttttatttattaatttttttttgtgtttgcttagCAGTTGAGCAGTTCAACGATTCGAGTGACGTAATGGCAAAGGGGCTGTGGCTGGAGGATTAGCTAgatcatgtgtgtgtgggatcAACTTGGTGGAACCAATTCACGATTGAGCGGcaataaagtttataaacTATTGCATTTCTGGAGAGATATTCAGTGGTTCTATTTTTGCATGGGGTGATCAAAAAAGGCTTATTGGGAATCAGATGCAACATAAAAGTGCCACACATTTCCTGCATTCGCTGTGCATCGAAGATACGTAATTAAATCAGAAGCCGCTTTAGCTTCTGGTCAATCTAATCTTGGGGGCTCGAACTGGCCCTCAATCGAGAGGGTTTCTCTATATCGAAACGCACGAGCAAGAAGGCCAACCCAGAGCGTAACCCAATTACGTGCCAAAAAGCGGAATGCGACCCTCGACAAGTATTTTTTGagcttttctctttttttattcGTTGCATAGTTGCACATAGAACGTGAttgcacatacacacactacatatatacatatagatacatatacactGTATATCGTACGGTACTGTACACTGGGGTGCGAGTAAATATATGCTCTGAATAACCCAGTACATAGGCgcatagatacatatgtatgtatgtgcatctGTCTATGTGCATGTGTATGCTGCTGCGCCCCCAAAAAGGGGAGGGGCATGCTGTGGTGCGGCCAAGCCAACCTTGACACACTTTTCGCCGCCCCACAAAGCTGATGATGCTCATCATGATGTGGAtggtgatggcgatgatgatgatgctggcGATGATAAAGACGTCGACAGCACAGCCAGCAGCCTTTCTCAGTTGCAGTGGTCAACCCCCCAAATGAAAAAGTATCTAAAGGATGCAGAAACTCCCTTTGAAGTTTATTGAAACCCAACAGTTTGCCATCATTCAAAAAGAGTTTCTTGAAGATTGAAAATACCCATTCCCAATCCTctagctaatatatatacttaaagGATGCATCCACTCACCTCATTTCCCACTGTTGTGATCTTGACAATCACCTCGTCCTTGGTAGCGTCGTGCTTGACGACATCGCCGCTCTGCTCGCGTCCGTTGTAGGTGAAGTAGACCCGCTGGCCGGGCTGCAGTTCGGTGTCCATGATGGACCGGAATCCGGGTCCAATCAGATCCGACTCGCGGAACTCCTTGATCATGGCGCTGCGGCGCAGTGCCTGAGCAGGACTGATGTGTACGTTGGCAGCGCGACGCGTTTCCACGATGACCGACGGATCTGTGGAGGATGTGGACGAGGCCGAGGCCGCGGACGACGTGCTAGCGGTTGGGGACTCGACGGCGGTCTTGAAATCGAAGCGGACCAGGTAGCGCGTATCGGCGTTAATCGGTGCCTCGCCGGGCACCACAAaagtgggcggcggcggcggcgagaGCGGTCCCATGTACGAGGGCGGCGTTTTCACGTCGGATATGGTGCCGGAGTACCAGAGGCCATCCGGACCCTTGGCGCACACCTTGGTGCCGATGATGGAGCGCTTGGCCAAGCGGCGGCCGGTGGACATTTTTGTACGTTCGGTTATGCTACTTTCAGGGGGGGATATTTTAGTTTCCAGCGCTTTGAAACACGCTGGATTTTCTAGTCTTTTTTTACGTCTGTTTGTTTGAACTTAGAACTTGAACTTGGCCTTAATGGTTGGCCACATTTTCTCTTCGCACTTCAatcacttttgcttttttattgcacttgaGTATTTGATTTTGTGGATATTTGTTGCACACTTCTTCCCAATCagttgcactttttttttgtatggtTATTAAACGCACTTTGTCTTTTTTGTGGAGTTTATTGCGGACTATATGGGGATATTTTGTGGATTACTTAAGTCTGGCAGACGTTCTTGGTCAGCCGGTAAACGTGAAATTGGCCAAGACTGGGCAGTTTCTTGATGATATTCTTGTGATACAGCTCCAGAGAGAAGGTGACGCGGTGCAGGAGCCACTGGGGCGGATGAAAGTGCGGCTTTAACTTCACATGCTCGGCGTCGCTGGGCGTCTGAATGGCGTGGCAGTTGCGTTTGTGCCTAAGCATAATCCAATTTTGACCGCTTGTAACGTCAGCTTGCAGTTCGAGCTTCCTGCGGGGaaagtttttttgtttttcgtttttcgcgCTTTTGCCGGTCgttacttttcacttttctctcagttttcttgccagcacacacacacacacgcgtacACTTATACACACAACACACTGACACAACACAGAGAGCAATATGCGATGCAATTGGCGGCTGCTGCACTGATTTGTTTTgacttttatgttttttgcgTTTCGCTTTGTGAATGTGGCTATTCTGCTTCAAAATTGCCCAAAAAACTAAACGGAACACCAGAAGAGGGCCCGTTTGCCTTGGGTTTTTGGCTACTACTTAGTTTTCTTGGCTTTTCACTTGGCTGTTGGCTATTTTTCagttgttttggtttggcGGAATTGCCCGAAAAGCGCTTATCGGTCTGCTCCCGAGAGTTGGCTATCAGAGACTGAGCGCacgaaaaacgaaacgaaaagcaAACGGGCAGTTACAgttacccacacacacacagacgcgcTCTCCCTCTCCGACTCTCtcttatttatgtgtgtgtatatatacatgtatggCATCTACCTGCGCTTGGAAAAGCAAAATAAGACACAtgagtgtatgtgtgcgagtgtggggCCTTCCCGCAGCATAAAAATGTTAGAGGAAAACTGCAATTTCCACGACTAACAGAGCACCCAAAGAAGTGGAAAATCATATAATTATGCTATCTAAGTGCGCAGTTGTTAATCAACAATATAACTATGACGCCATCACTGGATGGATGGAGCATAAAACACGGGGGCAGCATTGAAAAAAGAGCAGCATAAAATACTACGCagttaaaaaaacaaaaccaatcTACAGAGCACTTGTCAACGCATACGCGCATCATaaatgtgcgtgtgtgagtgcgacTCGCTCTGGTttatcaacaacaacagagcGATAACAGCTGTTGGAGGCGACGCAGCAACAATGTTGCGAAAACAGCTGTTGAGCAGCGAACATCAGTCTCACAACAaacgagagagagaaagagcggaaaCGAAGTTGGTCAACCCTTTTCTTGGATCCTCTTCAAACCGAAATGGATCCCAGCTGAAGAATTGCATATTCAGGGATCTCACCCATCAATCTCATCCATCACCAAAAAGCCTATGTCGATGGCAACAAAACGTGTTCTTTCAAGAGGACTTTTATAAagctgaaaattaaataaataaatttgctaAAATACACAAGCagaattttgatttaaaatggtttaattGTTAATGATAGAAGTATTGTGTTGTGACTGTCTGTAAACAAAGTCGCAAGTGCTCTGTAAAAATATCGTAGGGCAGCGAAATGCCGGCCGGTTTGCAGCAATAACGTCACAGAATTTAACAGTTAAAGAGAGCGCTGGGCtggcgtgtgcgtgtgtgtgcgtgactGTTTCACAACAGTGTTTGAGCGCGGGGGAGAGCGACTCACAGCTGTTATGTGCTTTGAAATCCATTCGATTTTGTTTACATCAATTCCATGCTGGCGCTGTAGATGTGAatatgttgctgttgctgccgatGGATGTGGATATATGTGTTTCGAGGTTTTCTGGTATTTTTGGGCTCTCTGCGGCGCgagcattgttgttgcctttggaATGACCTCTGTAGGCATTCTCCGGCAACGTCAGCAAGTGTCGAAGGGCGGTGGATGGAGCGAGAAAGGGGGCGGGGTTCGTTTATTGCGGGGATGGGCGTCCCAATCTTCAACTCCAATAACCAACACATCCATGAGAGATCCAGAACGCCACGGGGCCAAGATTTGCGTAGTTATTGTTCTGGAGTTTCTACGTTTCTGCGTTTTCCGCTTCGCTTTCGGGGTGGATTTTCTGTGGATTTTCATGCCGCCAGCATTATTGAAGACGTCATTTGCGAACGGAGTGGGAAATCGAGAAAAATGCACTGCGTATTTCCCACTCCAGttaaccaaaaaccgaaatacataaaagtcaaaaaaaaagggaggagGGACAGACTGACGGACGGAAGACCTTGCGAGATAGTGCGGAAATACTGCTTGCCGCTCTTATCAAGTCGAAAATGTTGCTGATTACAGGCGAAGGAAAAACTTATGTAGGTCTTAtctacacagagaaaaaagctCCGTCGCctttaaatacataattatGCACAGGGTGCCAATATAAACGCTAGTTGATAAAACGTAAGATTGATTTTACTTGCTACTCAAACTGGTAAGCTATTGGAAAATTTCAATCCTTTGTGGTTTTAGCTACAAAAGTACGAATGgtattttgttatttgataTGGGTAAGCGATGATTGCTGATTTCTTCCCCCTTTCAGCCGGAAttgaagaagaagcagcagatGAAGAGGAGTGGCGGCCAAGTGCAAAGATTAACTATCTggtaaattcaattaatcaTTTCTCCAGTGGAAATTccaaagcagcaacaacaaaacaacaaaacaaatcaacagAGCGTTACCAGAGCTACAACAAATACGCAGTtacgaaaagaaaacaacaaaatgtgaATGCAATCCACGGAttacaacacaaaaacagcGTTAGACGGAGCGAGATGGCGAGATGGATAcagaaaacggaaaacatgcacacatgcacagaTACAACTGGAAAATAGGTCAAACGCCATGTAAGAGAGCGCTGTAAGAGAGCGTAATTAGAACAGGAATCGACTGTTAGCTAACAGCGTCCCCAATTCGCTGGCCGCTCTGATTGGACTCGCTCCAACAGCAAAAAGTTCTTGGCAGCTGTTGCACTTGAGAATATATGTACCCGCGACACCCCAACCCGCTACCCCTTCGCCAACCACCATTTTTCACGTTTTATTcgaattttatgaaaattaaaccGGATTTTCGGATTTCTTTGTAAAGTTGTAATTATGAGTTTAACCCTTTTTTGTCAGTGTTTTTATAGCCAATGGATTTGGTAGGGCGCCGCTCTTATTTCCAACTCTCTAAACAAGAAGGCCaacttaacattaaatttaataattatcatTTGCCATTCAGAAAAGATGAATCAACTTTTAATCATACATTCGTCCTGGAAATTCTTGAAATACATCATTCATAGCTTTGAAATATTATCTTCTGATATATTTAACTTTTCGATATTATAATCCCGAGTGTATTCCCTCCTTTATCAAATGCTCATACCCGTAGATATGCGCAATCTTGTGTGTATGAGTGTGGATTTGATTGGATCGCCTTCGAAACCggattttcaaaatatgtatgtCATTCCATACCGTTCCATTCAATTACGCTGATGCCTAGGTATCGCAGAAGGTACATATAGGTCCCACAATGGACGGCCTTTGTTGGCAAGAAATCAACTTGATATTACCCCGATCGATGGACCGAGGATTGGGAAGAGGAAGATGAGGTGATGACGTAGAGAAAGTGCAAGctgtatgcaaattaagcgACACTGTATCGGATCGGATTAAGTGTCCATATCCGATTTGGATGGGGTGCAAATCATGCACGGCTTCAATTTGTATTGACCTATCCCAAGTAACCCGGATTTTTGTCGCGTATCACATCATTACGCCATCAACCCCATCACAGAGTACTACTCACTAATTAGAATCGCTTGGGTTCACCCCCAAAGTTGTGAAGGAACATGTCAAAGTGAGGCAAATGTGCTGTCATGACTGCGAACTTGGACGTGGACACGAGCTTGGACATGGATGTTGATGTGGACATGCCAGCGACGCCGCGTCGAGTTGTCCATCAAAAAATGTCAGTGGCCAAACATAAAGCTcgcacacaaaacaaacaaatcgcaGATGGTGGAAAATCGCCCTTGACTCGGAGTTAGCATACAGTGCATATGCTTGGACTCCAGCTTTGTCTTCGACTTGGAACTCCCACTCCAAACGGAAGGCCTTGACATTTGGAGTTGCGTGTTGCGATCATTAGAATGTTTACCTGTTCGCTGCCGGAGTGGAGTATCTCCTTCTATTTTCAGCTGcctttttttacttatttttattttttatttgacatCCAGCAGGTCGCGAGGGGAGATTCGTTTGTACGGAATGGAAAACGAAGTTACCAACGGGCAACAGGGTCGTGTGATTGATGTGAACATGTCAGCACGGACATGAAAGTGGACGGCGATGGGGTTTTGGATTGGGATGCGGATTGCTATTGGGCTGGCAGGAATCATAAATTGTAGACAAGATGAGcgcagatacaagatacatgCTGCTATTACACGACTCACAATCAGCTGCAGATACAAATTTATGTCATGTGCAGTCTGGACATGTGAATGACAAAAAAGCATCGCCACGGACTGATAGACTTTTGACAACCGGTTCCACACGGCGAGAAAAATCACTCAATTCTGTTGATTAATTATCTACATCGTTTAACAATAAAACTGCAATGGATTTGTAAGCATTTCGCTGAAAAAACTTGCCACAGAATGCAATGCAAAGCATTTTTGAGGATCAAGcttcttttcaatttgtttgcttcgataattaattaaataattatcgtaaaataaaaatgaagcTATTAACTTGAATTTGTCCATGTGCATTTGGGGTTTTGGAGCTGGGAGCCTCGTCTGGAGTTGGCGGCCAACCCAACTCGATGGCTGGGGTCAAGCGGCCACCTGACAGCAACTTTCCTTGGCCGGGCCGATTTCACCGGTGAACGATTCAATCGAAATGCCTGGAATGGAGAATCCAAGATCGCAGATCGCAGTGGCGAGGGAAAGGTGGAAAGCAGGGAGGAGCTGCGCCTCCAACATGGAAACTGTGCGTGCTGTTGACATTGGGTCATAAATTCTGGTGAAATACAGACAACAGTTTTCATTGTTTGGCTGCTCAGAGATGCAAGACTTTTGTTTGGACAATACACAAATATGGGCACTAGGCAAACACCGATACGCAGCAATAGACAAATAAATGCCTCGCATGAAATTGGATTTGACTTGGTGGTTGCGGGACCCACGGGGGATACTTCGATTGggcttatttcgatttttgggCGAGGCGGGAAGGGGAAAGGGAAGAAGGgagagggggggggggggtggcTGCAACCAGCTGTCAGTGCCAAACTGTTGATTTTGCAGGCTGAGTTCCATAAACAAGAGGCAATCGAATGAAACTACCCCCCGGCTGCAAAGTCCCAGGCCCAAAATTCAGGCCAAAGACGCCACCAACCAACCTTGGCAACTTTGCAACTAGGCAAACTTCAGGTCGCAAATGGGTCAACCGGCCACGTCACTTACTGACCCactttccgttttttttttggtggcgGAATCTGTGTCAGGGATGTGAACAGCTGTGCATTTAGCTTGTGCAACATATAGAACTCGTTGGTAAATTTATGCATTAAGGAAACCAAagagcaataataataattataatataataatgataatagcTCACGTTTGCAGACAGTAAATTATAGGTGGAAACGGGCCGGATCGAAACACTTTATCTATATCTACTATATAAAGCATATCAtagcagaaattaaaaaataaaattgtatctCTTTTTTGGCACATCaatagatattaaataataaaataagaaaaaaatttgaaaagaaaattcaaagaTGTATGTACGGAAATGTTGGGCGATTTGAAGGCGTTTGTTATTGCAAATTtccaacacaaacaaaaaaacgaagaaaatttcaaatattttccaaaagtttTGGCGTGACAGTTGTGGGCGTAACAGAGGGCGTGGCGACATGGATCCACGAACTTCTCAATTTTTTTAGTACTTCAAGCTTCTGAGTTCTCAACGCTCATACGAAA
Protein-coding sequences here:
- the LOC27206313 gene encoding uncharacterized protein LOC27206313, which gives rise to MLRHKRNCHAIQTPSDAEHVKLKPHFHPPQWLLHRVTFSLELYHKNIIKKLPSLGQFHVYRLTKNVCQT